The Plectropomus leopardus isolate mb chromosome 7, YSFRI_Pleo_2.0, whole genome shotgun sequence genome window below encodes:
- the irx1a gene encoding iroquois-class homeodomain protein IRX-1a — MSFPQLGYPQYLSASQAVYGSERPGVLTPSSRGGSTEIGGSPSATAAAVTSVLGMYANPYAHNYSAFLPYTSADLALFSQMGSQYELKDSPGVHPASFAAHTSPAFYPYGQFQYGDPARPKNATRESTSTLKAWLNEHRKNPYPTKGEKIMLAIITKMTLTQVSTWFANARRRLKKENKVTWGSRSKEDGEDGNLFGSGDEGEKNEDEEEIDLESIDIDKIDDNDGDQSNEDDDDKSTEGSRDHRGGVGAGGDLDSLEKRRAFALQAHEAFDKSKSTISVHPGSKENSDGNNNNTTRVLSPDRPGSFPLPSNNKPKIWSLAETATSPDSSSQKPTSPCGPAATTHSSAPHHQIQTHPAFLPSHGLYTCQIGKFHNWTNGAFLGQNSLLNVRSFLGVNQHHHHHNHHLPAQQQQQQQPTSVVVSPVAAAAALSNDSKAPPETHSPKHIDHENGVRSVSPPTQILKSSFRPIHDRSSLPSSARSPQDATQRVLTALSSA; from the exons ATGTCTTTCCCCCAGCTAGGCTACCCGCAGTACTTAAGTGCCTCCCAGGCGGTGTACGGGAGCGAGAGACCGGGAGTGCTTACGCCGTCGTCCCGGGGAGGGAGCACTGAAATCGGGGGAAGTCCGTCCGCCACCGCAGCGGCGGTCACCTCGGTGTTGGGCATGTACGCCAACCCGTACGCACACAACTACAGCGCTTTCTTACCTTACACCAGCGCGGACTTGGCTCTTTTCTCACAAATG GGATCCCAGTATGAGCTGAAGGACAGTCCTGGCGTCCATCCTGCCAGCTTTGCAGCCCACACGTCTCCGGCCTTCTACCCATACGGCCAGTTTCAGTACGGGGACCCGGCCAGGCCCAAGAACGCCACCCGGGAGAGCACCAGCACCCTGAAAGCCTGGCTAAATGAGCACAGGAAGAACCCGTACCCGACCAAGGGCGAGAAGATCATGCTGGCCATCATCACCAAAATGACGCTGACGCAGGTCTCCACCTGGTTCGCCAACGCCAGGAGGAGGCTCAAGAAGGAGAACAAGGTGACCTGGGGCAGCAGGAGCAAAGAGGACGGGGAGGACGGTAACTTATTCGGCAGTGGAGACGAGGGGGAGAAAAACGAAGACGAGGAGGAGATTGATTTGGAGAGCATAGATATAGACAAAATCGACGACAACGACGGGGATCAGAGCAAcgaggatgatgatgataaatctACGGAGGGGAGCAGGGACCACAGGGGCGGTGTCGGTGCGGGGGGAGACTTGGACAGCTTGGAGAAAAGACGGGCCTTCGCCCTACAGGCCCATGAGGCCTTTGACAAATCTAAGAGCACAATTTCAGTTCACCCAGGGAGTAAGGAGAACTCGGacggcaacaacaacaacactacGAGAGTTTTATCCCCGGATAGACCCGGGAGCTTTCCTCTCCCGTCTAACAATAAGCCTAAAATATGGTCTTTAGCAGAGACCGCCACTAGTCCAGATAGTTCATCTCAGAAACCCACGTCCCCTTGTGGCCCAGCGGCCACCACTCACTCATCAGCGCCCCACCACCAGATCCAGACCCACCCGGCCTTCCTCCCCAGTCATGGACTGTACACTTGCCAGATTGGAAAGTTCCACAACTGGACAAATGGGGCTTTCCTGGGCCAGAACTCCCTGCTAAATGTGAGGTCGTTTCTGGGAGTAAACCAgcaccatcaccaccacaaccaccactTGCCggcccagcagcagcagcagcagcagccgacATCAGTGGTGGTGTCGCCGgtagcagctgcagcagcactcaGCAATGACAGCAAGGCCCCGCCAGAGACCCACAGTCCAAAGCACATAG ACCACGAAAACGGCGTAAGGTCTGTTTCACCTCCAACACAGATCCTCAAGTCTTCCTTTCGACCCATCCATGACAG ATCCTCTCTGCCTTCCAGCGCCAGGAGTCCACAAGACGCCACGCAACGAGTCCTCACTGCTCTCTCCTCGGCTtga